In Candidatus Cohnella colombiensis, one DNA window encodes the following:
- a CDS encoding NHLP bacteriocin system secretion protein: MNKNVFRKVALERLSSPEQLDTLVRVTSLRGWLALTGLGLLIAIGLYWGFFGSLSTKLNSQGVLIRPGGLQSVFASSSGSITDIRVKEHDVVAKGDVIARIDQPQLLEQIKQTKAAITELKLSATTDAEAKQQLKAYEVSYSQLLQQYELTSKVVSLYSGRVQEVKINKGGFVQSGSAIATVETIGTNSKNLEAVLYVPIQQGKKLLPGMDVDLSPSSINREEYGFMIGRVISVSEFPATAQGMMVTLGNEGLVQQMAMQGVVLEVRVDLVPDRNTFSGYAWSTLDGPPVTVNSGTLVNGSITVSKRRPIASILPQFK, from the coding sequence ATGAACAAAAATGTGTTCCGCAAGGTGGCGTTAGAGCGACTATCCTCTCCTGAGCAGCTCGATACCCTTGTCAGAGTTACTTCTTTACGGGGATGGCTTGCCTTGACCGGATTAGGGTTACTCATTGCTATCGGTTTATATTGGGGATTTTTCGGAAGTCTATCCACGAAGTTGAACAGCCAAGGCGTGTTAATTCGACCTGGTGGGCTCCAATCGGTGTTCGCATCCTCAAGCGGGTCTATCACCGATATTCGTGTCAAAGAGCACGATGTTGTGGCGAAGGGCGATGTCATTGCACGCATTGATCAGCCACAGCTGCTGGAGCAGATCAAGCAGACCAAAGCCGCGATCACAGAGCTGAAACTTAGTGCTACAACGGACGCCGAGGCCAAGCAGCAATTAAAAGCATATGAAGTGTCGTACTCGCAGCTGTTGCAACAATATGAACTTACTTCTAAAGTCGTTAGTCTCTATTCTGGCCGCGTCCAGGAAGTGAAGATTAATAAAGGCGGATTTGTCCAGAGTGGGTCTGCTATTGCGACGGTTGAGACGATCGGTACCAATTCCAAAAATTTGGAGGCTGTACTCTACGTTCCGATTCAGCAAGGGAAAAAGTTGCTGCCCGGCATGGATGTGGACCTATCCCCGAGTTCTATTAATCGCGAAGAATATGGCTTCATGATTGGTAGAGTCATTTCAGTCTCCGAATTTCCTGCTACCGCTCAAGGGATGATGGTCACCCTTGGCAATGAAGGACTCGTCCAGCAGATGGCGATGCAGGGTGTCGTGCTTGAGGTGCGTGTCGACCTCGTGCCTGACCGCAACACTTTCAGCGGCTACGCATGGTCGACGCTCGATGGTCCTCCAGTAACGGTAAATAGCGGAACGCTCGTGAATGGATCAATCACGGTCAGCAAGCGACGTCCGATTGCTTCTATTCTTCCTCAGTTCAAATGA
- a CDS encoding ABC transporter substrate-binding protein produces MRKCWSFLSTHGSKLAVVVMVVCLLTSCTSQRSPLEERAQALNRSSEDIKIGVAWPFETRNDFFREGLEMALDEVNQQGIWDGTKIQLIQKDDHNSVTEGMSIAQSFAEDHSISAVIGHRSSTVTIPSSQIYENAGLLLLAPAATSPKLTSSNSPLIFRNIPDDSELGRSLALYSLENHFNNIAIYYTDDEYGRGLANAFEDKAKESGLKITDRISGYKDLADLKRIADKWEALGTDLLVFAGIASDGIAVLGDLHKLNVTLPVIGGDGLDTETFAAAGKSIDGSVVASIYRPDGESEVNQAFREKFIQKYGVEPTKWAAQGYDCLHLLVDAIERAHSRLPVDIANQLHSQEAWTGTAGPRSFNSDGSTEQFPIVMKQVRNGTFQYID; encoded by the coding sequence TTGAGAAAATGTTGGAGTTTCCTGTCGACACACGGAAGCAAACTTGCTGTAGTTGTCATGGTCGTCTGCCTGTTAACTAGCTGTACTTCACAGAGAAGTCCGCTAGAAGAACGCGCACAAGCGTTGAACCGTAGCTCTGAAGATATTAAAATCGGGGTCGCATGGCCATTCGAAACCCGCAATGACTTCTTTCGCGAAGGTCTTGAAATGGCACTGGATGAAGTCAATCAGCAAGGCATATGGGACGGTACGAAGATCCAATTGATTCAGAAGGATGATCACAACTCTGTAACTGAAGGAATGTCGATTGCACAATCGTTCGCAGAGGATCATTCCATCAGCGCAGTCATCGGTCATCGTAGCTCCACTGTGACGATTCCTTCTTCACAAATCTACGAGAATGCTGGACTTCTATTGCTAGCACCCGCAGCAACTTCCCCCAAATTAACTAGCAGCAATAGCCCGCTCATCTTTCGCAACATTCCCGATGACTCGGAATTGGGTCGCTCGCTCGCCCTCTACTCCCTAGAAAATCACTTCAACAACATCGCGATCTATTACACGGATGATGAATATGGTAGAGGCCTCGCGAACGCCTTCGAAGACAAAGCGAAGGAATCGGGTCTGAAGATTACAGACCGAATTTCAGGTTATAAGGATCTTGCGGATCTCAAGAGAATTGCAGACAAATGGGAAGCGCTCGGGACCGATCTCCTTGTATTCGCCGGCATTGCTTCTGACGGTATCGCTGTACTCGGCGACCTTCACAAGCTTAACGTTACTTTGCCTGTAATTGGGGGGGATGGGCTAGATACAGAAACATTCGCTGCAGCAGGCAAGTCGATTGACGGATCTGTAGTCGCTTCAATCTATCGTCCAGACGGAGAGTCTGAAGTGAATCAAGCGTTTCGTGAAAAGTTTATACAAAAATATGGCGTGGAGCCTACGAAGTGGGCTGCACAAGGCTATGACTGTCTACATTTGCTCGTTGACGCAATCGAACGTGCTCATTCACGTCTCCCCGTAGACATTGCCAATCAGTTGCACAGTCAAGAGGCTTGGACAGGTACTGCTGGTCCTCGCTCCTTTAACTCAGACGGTAGCACTGAACAATTTCCAATCGTCATGAAGCAAGTGCGTAACGGAACGTTTCAATATATAGATTGA
- a CDS encoding NHLP family bacteriocin export ABC transporter peptidase/permease/ATPase subunit, translated as MTSSNPVSPLDATIQPKKAQHKRVKTPTILQMEAVECGAAALAIVLAYYKSYIPLEELRIECGVSRDGSKASNVLKAARKYGFNAKGYRKEPGDLQTMKFPMIIHWNFNHFLVLEGFRKDKVYLNDPAAGPRIVSMEEFDQSFTGVAITLEPTTEYVRRGSAPSMLESIMSRLKGSKPALTYTVLAGLFLVVPGLVIPTFTKIFIDDILLGHMTDWLIPLLLGMGITALMRTLLTWLQRYYLLRLEMKFSLSSSSRFFWHVLRLPIEFFSQRYSGEVASRVMINDRVAQLLSGDLTVSLINCFLILFYFILMLQYSVVLTLVAVVAAVLNIAFLRYISRKREDQNQKLLQDSGKLSGVSMNGLQLIETLKSNSSESDFFSKWSGYQSKLLNSIQQFSVSNQLLSAVPPLLAGISSVLILGIGGLKVMDGALTIGMLVAFQSLATSFIEPVNQLVQLGGSLQEAKGGLKRLDDVLQYPIDRNTHNEHTSDPAHVSAKLSGTMELRDISYGYNKLEEPLINNFSLTLKPGARVALVGGSGSGKSTVAKLVAGIYEPWSGEILFDEAPRSAIPREVIGHSMAVVDQEIALFEGTIKENLSFWDTSVSEVDLIRAAKDAAIHDSITERSGGYDHQISENGGNFSGGQRQRLEIARALAGNPSILILDEATSALDPATEKHVDDSLRRRGVTCLIVAHRLSTIRDADEIIVMQRGRIAERGTHRQLLDKNGVYAALIQEH; from the coding sequence ATGACGTCCTCAAACCCGGTTTCACCATTGGACGCAACAATACAGCCAAAAAAAGCTCAGCACAAACGCGTCAAAACACCGACCATTCTCCAGATGGAAGCGGTCGAATGTGGCGCAGCAGCGCTAGCCATCGTTCTTGCCTACTACAAGAGCTACATTCCTCTCGAAGAACTGCGCATCGAATGCGGTGTATCACGCGATGGAAGCAAAGCGAGCAACGTGTTGAAAGCTGCGCGCAAATATGGATTTAACGCCAAAGGCTATCGTAAAGAGCCAGGCGATCTGCAAACGATGAAGTTTCCAATGATTATCCATTGGAACTTCAACCATTTTCTCGTCCTTGAAGGTTTTCGCAAAGACAAAGTGTATTTGAATGACCCTGCAGCCGGACCGCGAATCGTCAGTATGGAAGAATTCGATCAATCGTTCACAGGTGTAGCGATCACTTTAGAGCCCACTACTGAATATGTCAGACGGGGTAGCGCTCCTAGCATGCTAGAGTCGATCATGTCTAGACTGAAGGGCTCTAAACCAGCGCTCACTTACACGGTTCTAGCTGGCTTATTTCTCGTTGTTCCCGGATTAGTCATTCCCACCTTCACAAAAATTTTCATTGATGATATTTTACTCGGGCACATGACCGACTGGCTCATTCCACTATTGCTCGGGATGGGAATCACTGCGCTCATGCGCACACTGCTCACCTGGCTTCAGCGATACTATCTACTGCGTCTAGAGATGAAGTTCTCGCTTAGTTCATCGAGTCGCTTCTTCTGGCACGTCCTGCGGCTACCGATCGAATTCTTCTCGCAACGATACAGCGGTGAAGTCGCTTCTCGTGTCATGATTAACGACCGCGTCGCACAATTGCTATCTGGAGATCTTACCGTTTCGCTCATCAACTGCTTCCTCATCCTGTTCTACTTCATCTTGATGCTGCAATATAGCGTCGTCTTAACCTTAGTCGCTGTAGTTGCTGCCGTTCTCAACATCGCCTTTCTTCGCTACATTTCTCGTAAGCGCGAGGATCAGAATCAAAAGCTATTGCAAGATTCCGGTAAGCTATCAGGCGTATCGATGAACGGTTTGCAGCTCATCGAAACGTTAAAGTCCAACAGCTCAGAATCAGACTTCTTCTCCAAGTGGTCTGGCTATCAGAGCAAATTACTGAACTCGATTCAACAATTCAGCGTATCCAACCAGCTGCTGTCTGCTGTCCCGCCTTTACTGGCTGGGATTAGCTCGGTGCTTATTCTTGGGATTGGCGGACTTAAAGTCATGGACGGTGCGCTAACGATCGGGATGCTTGTCGCCTTCCAAAGTTTAGCCACGAGCTTCATCGAACCGGTAAACCAATTAGTTCAGCTTGGAGGCAGTCTCCAAGAAGCAAAGGGCGGGCTGAAACGACTCGACGACGTGCTTCAATACCCCATCGACAGAAATACGCATAATGAGCATACGAGCGACCCTGCCCACGTATCCGCTAAGCTTTCAGGTACGATGGAGCTTCGTGACATTTCCTATGGCTACAACAAACTTGAAGAGCCACTCATTAACAATTTCTCCCTTACACTTAAGCCTGGCGCACGAGTCGCATTGGTCGGTGGATCAGGCAGTGGTAAATCAACTGTCGCAAAGCTCGTAGCCGGAATCTATGAGCCTTGGTCTGGTGAAATCTTGTTCGACGAGGCACCACGCAGCGCGATTCCTCGAGAAGTTATCGGACATTCGATGGCCGTGGTGGATCAGGAAATTGCATTGTTCGAGGGAACGATCAAAGAAAATTTGTCATTCTGGGACACGTCTGTTTCAGAAGTGGACTTGATTCGCGCGGCGAAAGATGCGGCCATTCATGACAGCATCACAGAGCGCAGTGGCGGGTATGATCATCAAATATCTGAAAATGGCGGCAACTTCAGCGGCGGACAACGTCAAAGACTTGAAATCGCTCGTGCGCTCGCAGGCAATCCTTCCATTCTCATTCTAGACGAGGCAACTAGCGCCTTGGATCCAGCAACGGAGAAGCATGTGGATGACA
- a CDS encoding response regulator transcription factor, with product MGKGALRTVKTILVVDDDREINELVHMSLSREGYRVVSAYHGMDVLPLVAEHNPDLIVLDVLLPGMDGFEICRELRRTSDIPILFASCKNEDIDKVLGLGLGGDDYIAKPFSPVELVARVKAHLRRSALRSKDVDDQSAILKYPGLTIDPITHTVLVEESAVALSAKEFKLLFQLAKNPNRIYKNDQLFSLLWDEQLIGDPHTVMVHVYNLRKKIESNPAKPRYILTIRGVGYKFNHAP from the coding sequence ATGGGGAAAGGGGCGCTTCGTACGGTGAAGACAATTTTAGTTGTCGATGACGACAGAGAGATCAATGAACTGGTTCACATGTCCTTAAGTAGAGAAGGCTATCGTGTCGTCTCTGCATACCATGGCATGGATGTGCTACCGCTTGTTGCAGAGCATAATCCAGATTTGATTGTATTGGATGTCCTGCTTCCGGGAATGGACGGATTCGAGATCTGTCGTGAGCTAAGACGTACGAGTGACATTCCGATCCTATTTGCGAGTTGTAAAAATGAAGATATTGATAAGGTGCTTGGACTGGGGTTAGGTGGAGACGATTACATTGCGAAGCCGTTCAGCCCTGTCGAGCTTGTCGCGAGAGTGAAGGCTCACCTGAGAAGAAGTGCGTTGAGAAGTAAAGACGTCGACGACCAAAGCGCGATTTTGAAATATCCGGGGCTCACGATTGATCCGATCACGCATACAGTATTAGTTGAGGAATCCGCTGTCGCGCTATCGGCCAAAGAATTCAAACTGTTATTTCAGCTTGCTAAAAATCCAAACCGCATCTACAAAAATGATCAACTGTTCAGTCTTCTGTGGGACGAGCAGTTGATTGGAGATCCGCACACTGTAATGGTTCATGTCTATAATCTCCGTAAGAAAATAGAAAGCAACCCCGCGAAGCCGAGATACATTCTGACGATTCGCGGGGTAGGCTATAAGTTTAACCATGCTCCGTAA